In one Nitrospira sp. genomic region, the following are encoded:
- a CDS encoding PAS domain S-box protein, which yields MATHAPPSDDMARVAALLRYRILDSPPDTAFDDLAHLAAALCRAPIAVVTFIDRDRQWFKATVGLAITETVRDAGLCAFTIQQTELVTIEDAQADPRFSTHPLVMAEPRVRFYCGAPILTPDGYAVGTIAVMDVVPRRTTDEQGEALRRVARQAGAQLELRRLRVDRSILDEHVLSEMIASMADAVFVTDCSGRVRHVNHETEVLLNQTSSELAGRLLHDCVHRHEQSAASCSDEPCRLARACVLPVKSQSPDDVFVGCDGSALRVRWTVAPLIRDGEWIGGIVSVRDLTAQKRSEEALGVMAGTIRSTGVAFLRQLVETLAHAIEADYAFCIRPLPGRDRARTVAGRGPDGPLEQVEYDLAGTPCEHVLTEGFCHYPADVQATFPQDDLLRHLSIESYMALMLPSPSDEPIGWLAVLASKPLKDPVWAESLLRMAAGRAGSELGRFLAEQQLKASEERYALAVRGTSDGIWDWNVLTGEAVHSARWKALLGFAEDELPDLASSFFDRVHPDDLARVRTETQNHFERRVPFDVQCRVRHKDGSYRWLQSRAQALWDEQGRPYRMVGATTDITERKQAEEDARRWQQVFEQAEFGLAHADLVSETFLAVNRAFARQSGYTVEELIGRPVLSVYAPEARAAVQEHCTLIGQEGHLLFESVQQRKDGSVFPVLVEAMLIRDAHGRPHSRVAYVKDLTELKQVEAKRQEGETHLSLALAAAGEGTFDWNVAEDRTIFSPRGMEIVGFRPGDLTSYAACLERIHPEDREWVAQRFEDCLRMHRDYEAEYRLRLPTGEERWVLAKGRGLPDRQGRVTRAIGVLLNITERKRVENALRRSEERFRAAYRNATIGMSIADVTGRLWEVNQTLCTILGYSEEELLTRTYQSLTHPDDLGQNLERVRNLLSGELACDVFEKRYIRKDGRIIWAHVGLSVIRDEAGHALHVLAMVQDITERKRTEEALQLAKYTVDHATEAIYWVGSNAELLDVNDAATVMLGYSREELLGMTVHDLNSDFPTEAWPSYWEETRAQGNVSFESRHRTKDGRLIPIEVDVNFMYYNGRECHCAFVRDVTERKRAEGALRTSEERFHFAIEATNEGLWDWNVKTNAVYFSPQWIRLLGYRPEEVTGSTAFFYEILHPEDTPRMTEVLQAHLDGRTPVKELEVRLRHKSGEYRWYLDRGKVVARDIDGQPLRMVGTIADITERKQAERELAEALSNLQTIMETVPDVIFVLDLEGRLSKWNRRLETVTGYTHEELLGKSALEMVPTSEAEPTSAAIQQAFEAGYAELEGHLLTKDGRAILYHWNGAPFTDLHGRVVGITGVGRDITDRKQTEALLRSSEERFRLVAEATNDILWDWDLLTGGHWWSPNACDKFGYDPRTETSIDAWSNRLHPEDKERILGMVSQAIQTDVRTFVAEYRFLLADGTYGNFLDRAHIVRNEAGVGVRMIGAMIDVTAPRRAYASLEEAYRRFQAMSQELHMVESNERRRLSRELHDEVGQLLTSLKFDLASVKRSVAGRSTAAAGRGQDRLARALETTDLLFARLRQIVRVLRPPVLEELGLKAGLEAMIADVQARTGLRCSLVFEQAHRRAGRLPTLETAFYRIVQELLTNVTRHAHATTVSILVQRSRREWRLTVTDDGVGFDVEGLSPMAGFGLRGIRERVEILAGRVEIHSRMDSGTTVEVCIPVGAVPDESAGSDVTSAPAPRRRKPVHE from the coding sequence ATGGCGACGCACGCCCCGCCTTCCGACGACATGGCCCGTGTAGCTGCCTTGTTGCGCTACCGGATTCTCGACTCTCCCCCGGACACCGCCTTCGATGACTTGGCGCATCTGGCTGCGGCGTTGTGCCGTGCGCCGATCGCGGTCGTCACGTTCATCGACCGGGACCGGCAGTGGTTCAAAGCCACGGTCGGCCTGGCTATAACCGAGACCGTCCGTGACGCCGGTCTGTGTGCGTTCACCATCCAACAGACGGAGTTGGTGACGATTGAGGATGCACAGGCCGATCCGCGCTTTTCCACCCATCCGTTGGTCATGGCGGAACCGCGAGTCAGATTTTACTGTGGAGCCCCGATTCTGACCCCCGACGGATACGCAGTGGGCACGATCGCCGTCATGGACGTGGTGCCTCGCAGGACGACCGACGAGCAAGGTGAAGCGTTGCGGCGAGTGGCTCGACAGGCCGGGGCGCAGTTGGAATTGCGAAGGCTGAGAGTCGATCGTTCGATCCTCGATGAGCATGTACTGAGCGAGATGATCGCGAGTATGGCAGACGCGGTCTTCGTCACGGACTGCAGCGGGCGTGTGCGACACGTCAATCATGAGACGGAAGTGCTTCTCAACCAGACTTCCTCCGAACTTGCCGGCCGGTTGCTGCACGACTGTGTCCATCGTCATGAGCAGAGCGCTGCATCGTGTTCGGATGAACCCTGTCGGCTCGCGCGTGCGTGTGTTCTGCCGGTGAAGAGCCAGAGTCCGGATGACGTGTTTGTCGGATGCGATGGCTCAGCCTTGCGGGTCAGGTGGACCGTGGCGCCGCTCATTCGTGACGGAGAGTGGATCGGCGGCATCGTTTCGGTACGGGATCTCACGGCGCAGAAGCGCAGTGAAGAAGCCTTGGGCGTGATGGCCGGGACCATCCGCTCGACAGGCGTGGCATTCCTGCGGCAGCTCGTGGAAACGCTGGCGCATGCGATTGAGGCGGACTATGCGTTCTGTATTCGACCCCTTCCCGGTCGGGATCGCGCCAGGACCGTTGCCGGTCGTGGGCCGGATGGGCCGCTGGAACAGGTAGAGTATGACTTGGCGGGGACACCGTGCGAGCACGTCCTGACCGAAGGATTCTGTCACTATCCGGCCGACGTGCAAGCCACATTCCCTCAGGATGATCTGCTTCGTCATCTCTCCATCGAGTCCTATATGGCCTTGATGCTTCCCTCACCGAGCGACGAGCCCATCGGGTGGCTTGCCGTGCTCGCCAGCAAACCGTTGAAGGATCCCGTCTGGGCGGAATCGCTGTTGCGCATGGCTGCCGGCCGCGCCGGCAGTGAGTTGGGGCGATTCCTCGCCGAGCAGCAACTCAAAGCGAGCGAAGAGCGCTATGCCCTGGCCGTGCGAGGCACCTCCGACGGGATCTGGGATTGGAATGTGCTCACCGGAGAGGCGGTGCATTCCGCCCGTTGGAAAGCCTTGTTGGGGTTTGCTGAGGATGAATTGCCGGATCTCGCGTCTTCATTCTTCGATCGGGTGCATCCGGATGACCTGGCGCGCGTGCGGACCGAGACCCAGAACCATTTCGAACGTCGGGTGCCCTTTGATGTGCAATGCCGGGTGCGTCACAAGGATGGAAGTTATCGATGGCTTCAATCGCGTGCGCAGGCGCTGTGGGATGAACAGGGCCGTCCCTATCGCATGGTCGGGGCGACGACCGACATTACCGAACGGAAACAAGCCGAGGAAGATGCGCGACGCTGGCAACAGGTGTTTGAACAGGCGGAGTTCGGGCTCGCCCATGCCGATTTGGTTTCGGAGACCTTCCTGGCGGTCAATCGAGCGTTTGCCCGGCAATCCGGATACACGGTGGAGGAACTGATCGGTCGGCCCGTTCTGTCAGTCTACGCTCCCGAGGCACGCGCGGCGGTTCAGGAGCATTGCACGCTCATCGGCCAGGAGGGGCATCTCCTCTTCGAGTCCGTTCAACAGCGCAAGGACGGCTCGGTGTTTCCGGTCTTGGTCGAGGCCATGCTCATCAGGGATGCGCATGGACGGCCCCATTCGCGTGTCGCCTATGTGAAGGACCTCACCGAGCTGAAACAGGTGGAGGCGAAGCGGCAGGAAGGGGAGACGCACCTCAGTCTCGCGCTGGCCGCGGCAGGAGAAGGTACCTTTGATTGGAATGTGGCAGAGGATCGCACCATCTTTTCTCCCAGGGGGATGGAGATTGTCGGCTTCCGCCCAGGTGATCTTACGTCGTATGCGGCCTGTCTCGAGCGTATTCACCCGGAAGACCGTGAATGGGTGGCACAACGATTCGAGGATTGCCTCAGGATGCATCGCGACTACGAGGCGGAGTATCGGCTCAGGCTTCCCACGGGGGAGGAACGATGGGTGTTGGCGAAGGGGCGAGGGCTTCCGGACCGCCAGGGGCGGGTCACTCGTGCCATCGGCGTCTTATTGAATATTACGGAGCGGAAGCGGGTGGAAAATGCGCTCCGTCGTAGCGAGGAACGCTTTCGCGCCGCCTATCGGAATGCGACGATTGGGATGTCGATCGCGGATGTCACCGGACGGTTATGGGAGGTCAATCAAACCCTCTGCACAATTCTCGGTTATTCCGAGGAGGAACTCCTCACGCGTACCTATCAGTCCCTGACGCATCCGGATGACTTGGGCCAGAATCTCGAACGGGTGCGGAATCTTTTGTCGGGAGAACTGGCCTGTGATGTATTTGAAAAACGGTACATCCGAAAAGACGGGCGCATCATTTGGGCCCACGTGGGACTCTCGGTCATCCGGGACGAGGCGGGGCATGCGCTGCACGTATTGGCGATGGTGCAGGACATCACAGAACGAAAGCGGACCGAGGAGGCCCTGCAGTTAGCCAAGTACACTGTCGATCATGCGACGGAGGCGATCTACTGGGTCGGGTCAAACGCTGAGCTGTTGGATGTCAACGATGCCGCGACGGTGATGCTGGGGTATTCGCGGGAGGAACTTCTCGGGATGACGGTGCATGACCTGAACTCAGACTTCCCAACCGAGGCCTGGCCGAGCTATTGGGAAGAAACCAGGGCTCAGGGGAACGTGTCGTTTGAGAGTCGTCATCGCACCAAGGACGGCCGGCTCATTCCGATCGAAGTCGATGTGAATTTCATGTACTACAACGGACGGGAATGCCATTGCGCCTTCGTTCGTGATGTGACTGAGCGGAAGCGGGCCGAAGGTGCACTACGCACCAGTGAAGAGCGATTCCACTTCGCCATCGAGGCGACCAATGAGGGGCTGTGGGACTGGAACGTCAAGACCAATGCCGTCTACTTCAGTCCTCAGTGGATCCGCCTGCTCGGGTATCGACCCGAGGAGGTTACCGGGTCGACGGCTTTCTTCTACGAGATTCTGCATCCGGAGGACACCCCACGCATGACAGAGGTGCTCCAGGCGCATCTGGATGGCCGCACGCCCGTGAAGGAACTCGAAGTTCGATTACGCCACAAGTCCGGGGAATATCGATGGTATCTCGACCGAGGCAAAGTTGTCGCCAGAGACATTGACGGGCAGCCCTTGCGCATGGTCGGTACCATTGCCGATATCACTGAGCGCAAACAGGCGGAGCGGGAACTGGCGGAAGCCTTGAGTAATTTGCAGACCATTATGGAAACCGTTCCCGATGTGATTTTTGTGCTGGATCTGGAAGGCCGTCTCAGCAAATGGAACCGTCGATTGGAAACGGTCACCGGGTATACGCATGAGGAGTTGTTGGGAAAATCGGCATTGGAGATGGTGCCCACGTCGGAGGCGGAACCGACCAGCGCGGCCATTCAACAGGCGTTCGAGGCCGGCTATGCGGAGTTGGAGGGCCATCTGCTCACCAAAGACGGCCGTGCGATTTTGTATCACTGGAATGGCGCCCCCTTCACGGATTTACACGGCCGGGTGGTCGGGATTACCGGGGTTGGTCGGGACATCACCGACCGAAAGCAGACCGAAGCCCTGCTCCGGTCCAGTGAGGAGCGGTTCCGTCTGGTCGCTGAGGCTACCAACGACATCTTGTGGGATTGGGATTTGCTCACGGGTGGTCATTGGTGGAGTCCCAACGCCTGCGACAAGTTCGGGTATGATCCGCGAACGGAGACAAGCATCGACGCGTGGAGCAACCGGTTGCACCCGGAAGACAAAGAACGGATTCTCGGCATGGTGAGTCAGGCCATCCAAACAGATGTCAGAACGTTCGTTGCTGAATACCGTTTTCTCCTGGCCGACGGCACGTATGGAAACTTCCTGGATCGGGCCCATATCGTACGGAACGAGGCTGGCGTCGGCGTACGTATGATCGGAGCGATGATCGATGTCACGGCCCCTCGGCGAGCCTATGCCTCCCTGGAAGAGGCGTATCGACGATTCCAGGCCATGTCTCAGGAATTGCATATGGTGGAGTCCAACGAACGCCGACGATTGTCACGCGAATTGCACGATGAAGTCGGTCAATTGCTGACCTCGCTCAAGTTCGATCTGGCGTCGGTCAAGCGCAGCGTCGCGGGTCGATCGACTGCGGCGGCCGGGCGTGGCCAAGATCGCTTGGCTCGCGCGCTGGAGACGACAGATCTTTTGTTTGCGCGCCTGCGCCAGATTGTTCGGGTCCTTCGCCCTCCGGTCCTAGAAGAACTGGGGCTCAAGGCCGGTCTGGAAGCGATGATCGCGGACGTGCAGGCGCGGACCGGCCTGCGCTGTTCGCTGGTGTTTGAGCAGGCGCACCGTCGTGCAGGGCGCCTGCCCACACTGGAGACGGCCTTCTATCGGATTGTTCAGGAACTACTGACCAATGTGACTCGCCATGCACATGCCACGACCGTGTCCATCCTGGTTCAGCGGAGTCGGCGGGAATGGCGGTTGACCGTCACAGACGATGGTGTCGGATTTGATGTTGAGGGTCTGTCTCCGATGGCCGGATTCGGGCTACGGGGCATACGGGAGCGCGTGGAGATTCTTGCGGGCCGGGTTGAGATTCACTCGCGAATGGATTCCGGCACGACGGTCGAAGTGTGTATTCCAGTCGGTGCCGTGCCCGACGAATCTGCCGGAAGCGACGTGACGTCAGCTCCGGCTCCACGACGGAGGAAACCGGTTCATGAATAG
- a CDS encoding ATP-binding protein codes for MLGASAPDPSSAGAADFEKLGVFYLGRPYDLAAKKAKPGWLLYDSKDLVTHAVCVGMTGSGKTGLCVGLLEEAAIDGIPAIVIDPKGDLANLLLTFPQLRGEDFALWINEDDARKKGLAPADYAAQQAALWEKGLGEWGQSAARIQTLRDAADFAIYTPGSNAGLPVSILKSFAAPPPEMLDDAELLRERIGTTVTSLLGLIGLQADPIKSREHILLSSILDSAWRAGRDLDLAALIHQIQAPPLVKVGVLDLESFFPSKERFALAMQLNNLLAAPGFAAWMEGEPLDVGQMLYGASGKPRIAIFSIAHLNDAERMFFVSLLLNQTLGWVRSQSGTTSLRAILYMDEIFGYFPPVANPPSKAPLLTLLKQARAFGLGVVLATQNPVDLDYKGLANTGTWFIGRLQTERDKARVIEGLEGAAASSGKRFDRQQMEQTLAGLGNRVFLLNNVHEDAPEVFQTRWTLSYLRGPLTRTQIKQLMAPMRSAHPSAGLSGRAAQVAGVSRSAQEGTHAAAARPIVPPDVPQYFVPLRSAQPDTAALVYQPMVLGAVQVRFVDTKAAVDTTNELTRLAAIGTGAIPLEWEQSHLAEIALADLEREPVDRTKFEPLPGIASQAKQYEVWKSALSGWIYRTHTLELFRSPSANALSRPGESERDFRVRLQQAGREQRDQQSDALRKKYSPKIAALQDRIRRAEQMVERQQAESRSSQLQAAISVGATILGAFLGRKTISATTIGKATTAIRGAGRAMKESKDVSHAEDNVAALQQQLSDLESQFNAETSALAAATDPLTETLDRIMLKPSKSNIAVKLVALVWVPHWRMTDGTSLPAWS; via the coding sequence ATCCTCGGTGCGTCCGCGCCAGATCCGTCGAGCGCAGGGGCCGCTGATTTCGAGAAGCTCGGGGTGTTCTATCTCGGTCGACCGTACGATCTGGCCGCGAAGAAAGCCAAGCCGGGATGGCTGCTGTATGACTCCAAGGATCTGGTGACTCATGCGGTCTGCGTCGGCATGACGGGAAGCGGCAAGACGGGGCTGTGCGTCGGGCTGCTGGAAGAAGCCGCGATCGACGGGATTCCCGCTATTGTCATCGACCCCAAGGGAGACCTCGCGAACCTGCTGCTCACGTTTCCGCAACTTCGAGGTGAGGACTTTGCCCTCTGGATCAATGAAGACGATGCACGCAAGAAGGGACTTGCGCCTGCCGACTACGCGGCACAGCAGGCGGCGCTGTGGGAGAAAGGGTTGGGTGAATGGGGACAAAGCGCCGCGCGTATCCAAACATTGAGAGATGCCGCCGACTTCGCCATCTACACGCCGGGGAGCAATGCGGGATTGCCGGTGTCGATTCTGAAGTCGTTTGCCGCGCCGCCGCCCGAGATGCTGGATGATGCGGAACTCCTGCGCGAACGGATCGGCACGACGGTGACCAGTCTCCTGGGTTTGATCGGTTTGCAAGCTGACCCGATCAAGAGCCGTGAACATATTCTCCTGTCGTCGATTCTCGACAGCGCCTGGCGGGCGGGGCGAGATTTGGATCTGGCCGCGCTGATTCATCAGATTCAAGCGCCGCCGCTGGTGAAGGTCGGGGTGTTGGATCTGGAATCGTTCTTTCCGTCGAAGGAGCGGTTCGCGCTGGCCATGCAACTGAACAATTTGTTGGCTGCGCCGGGATTTGCCGCTTGGATGGAAGGGGAACCACTGGACGTCGGACAGATGCTGTACGGGGCGTCCGGGAAGCCACGGATCGCCATTTTTTCGATTGCGCATTTGAATGATGCAGAACGGATGTTTTTTGTCTCACTGTTGCTGAATCAAACGTTGGGCTGGGTTCGTTCGCAATCCGGCACGACCAGCCTGCGGGCGATTCTCTACATGGACGAAATTTTCGGCTACTTCCCGCCTGTGGCCAATCCTCCCTCCAAGGCGCCGCTGTTGACCCTGCTCAAGCAGGCACGGGCGTTCGGGCTGGGTGTCGTATTGGCGACGCAAAATCCGGTCGATCTCGATTACAAGGGATTGGCCAATACCGGCACCTGGTTCATTGGTCGGCTGCAAACGGAGCGCGACAAGGCGCGGGTGATCGAGGGGCTGGAGGGTGCGGCAGCCAGTAGCGGGAAAAGGTTTGATCGCCAACAGATGGAGCAAACGCTGGCGGGGCTCGGGAACCGGGTGTTTCTCCTGAACAATGTCCACGAGGATGCGCCGGAAGTCTTCCAAACTCGCTGGACCTTGTCGTACCTGCGCGGCCCGCTGACGCGGACACAAATCAAGCAATTGATGGCGCCGATGCGAAGCGCGCACCCATCTGCCGGTCTGTCGGGTCGCGCCGCGCAGGTAGCGGGAGTGTCGCGATCGGCACAGGAGGGGACGCACGCGGCGGCGGCCCGTCCGATCGTGCCGCCCGATGTGCCGCAATATTTTGTACCCTTGCGGAGCGCGCAGCCTGACACGGCCGCACTCGTCTATCAGCCCATGGTGCTCGGGGCGGTTCAGGTGCGGTTTGTGGATACTAAAGCGGCGGTTGATACGACGAACGAGCTGACGCGCCTGGCGGCGATCGGGACCGGCGCGATTCCGCTGGAATGGGAACAGTCGCACCTCGCGGAGATCGCCTTGGCCGATCTGGAGCGCGAACCGGTCGACCGTACCAAGTTCGAGCCGCTCCCCGGTATCGCGAGTCAGGCCAAACAATATGAGGTCTGGAAGAGTGCGCTCTCAGGTTGGATCTATCGTACGCACACGCTCGAACTCTTTCGCAGCCCGAGTGCGAATGCCTTGTCGCGGCCTGGTGAATCGGAACGCGATTTCCGGGTGCGACTCCAGCAGGCCGGGCGTGAGCAACGTGATCAGCAAAGCGACGCCCTGCGGAAAAAGTATTCGCCCAAGATTGCAGCCCTCCAAGATCGTATCCGGCGCGCGGAGCAGATGGTCGAGCGGCAACAGGCGGAATCCCGAAGCAGTCAGTTGCAAGCAGCGATTTCCGTCGGTGCGACGATCTTGGGGGCGTTCCTGGGACGGAAGACGATCAGCGCGACCACGATCGGCAAGGCGACGACCGCGATCCGTGGTGCGGGCCGGGCCATGAAGGAATCGAAGGATGTGAGCCATGCCGAAGACAATGTCGCGGCCCTGCAACAACAGTTGTCTGATCTTGAATCGCAGTTCAACGCCGAAACCTCCGCGTTGGCGGCTGCGACTGATCCGCTGACGGAAACACTCGACCGCATCATGCTCAAGCCCAGCAAATCCAATATCGCCGTCAAACTCGTGGCACTGGTTTGGGTTCCTCATTGGCGCATGACCGATGGCACGTCACTCCCTGCCTGGTCATAG
- a CDS encoding DUF3015 family protein: MASTQSMRHLGVTLWVLAVGLSVGACNTTKATVDTTVNFFSSTSPNELFTSDGMIVKEQKINLFAGVAYENLRQEAAAGGGQYVSALAALYDIPVSRQAEFGQVLQRKHADLFVADLEQDYRAHLNMVAALNRELTAAAFLP, from the coding sequence ATGGCATCAACACAATCCATGCGCCACCTGGGTGTGACTCTGTGGGTCCTGGCCGTCGGCTTGTCGGTTGGGGCCTGTAACACCACCAAAGCCACGGTCGATACGACCGTCAATTTTTTCTCCAGCACGAGCCCGAATGAACTCTTTACGTCCGATGGCATGATCGTGAAGGAACAGAAGATCAATCTATTTGCAGGGGTGGCATACGAAAATCTCAGGCAGGAAGCGGCAGCAGGTGGCGGGCAATATGTGAGCGCCTTGGCGGCTCTGTATGACATCCCAGTCAGTAGGCAAGCCGAATTCGGACAGGTCCTGCAACGGAAGCATGCCGACCTATTTGTGGCGGATCTTGAACAAGATTACCGCGCACATCTGAACATGGTCGCGGCTTTGAATCGCGAGCTTACGGCGGCGGCGTTCTTACCGTGA
- a CDS encoding DMT family protein translates to MHTILLLTISNIFMTFAWYGHLKYKESPLWMAILASWGIAFVEYCFQVPANRIGHYEFTAAQLKTIQEVITLIVFCVFSVVYLKEELKWNYLVGFGMMIGAVFVVFKEW, encoded by the coding sequence ATGCACACCATTCTTTTACTGACCATCTCCAACATCTTCATGACCTTCGCCTGGTATGGGCATCTGAAATACAAAGAGTCGCCGTTGTGGATGGCGATTCTGGCGAGTTGGGGCATCGCGTTCGTGGAGTACTGCTTCCAGGTTCCCGCCAATCGTATCGGCCATTATGAATTCACCGCGGCGCAGCTCAAAACGATACAGGAAGTGATTACGCTTATCGTGTTCTGCGTCTTCTCGGTCGTCTATCTCAAGGAAGAGCTGAAATGGAATTATCTGGTTGGGTTCGGCATGATGATCGGCGCCGTCTTTGTCGTGTTTAAAGAATGGTGA